One window from the genome of Paenibacillus azoreducens encodes:
- a CDS encoding ABC transporter substrate-binding protein: MKKWSAGLAFILMFSMVLSACSSGSSKDAGSDGKGDGASDQVVELKFTTWGELTADSVEKKLADQFNETHPNIKVTFEPVPGDGYATKLTTSLAAGQAPDVFLIGEGDYFKYVDKGVVEPLDDFIKSDSSFKTDIFQPDLINMGKINDKLYYLPKDFNPLALWYNKRMFDEAKIPYPNEKWTWDDMISAAQKLTKKDDKGKVKEFGFNATKWEYPIYIYLWLNGTDIGNEDGTKAEGFMNSDKTVAAMEKYVALTKGDNRVSPTPQDTETLGGDSSMFMTDKLAMMITGRWVKSDLDKSDVQYGSALIPTGANGERASIIAAAGWAMNANGKHKKEAFELMKWLSGTEAQKARSEKGQVLPATIAELDQVKSKEVVDKPVIEMMAFAKKPISMRSVNAPIFTEEFNKAVEKVLLEKSTVKEALDEAAKNVDSKVKK; this comes from the coding sequence ATGAAAAAATGGTCTGCAGGTCTCGCGTTTATTTTGATGTTCAGCATGGTGCTCAGCGCATGTTCCTCCGGTTCTTCCAAAGATGCCGGCAGTGACGGCAAAGGCGACGGCGCTTCGGATCAGGTCGTTGAACTTAAATTCACGACTTGGGGAGAGCTTACGGCCGACTCCGTTGAGAAAAAGCTGGCTGACCAGTTCAATGAAACGCATCCGAATATCAAGGTTACTTTTGAGCCGGTTCCGGGCGATGGTTATGCTACGAAGCTGACGACTTCGCTGGCAGCTGGTCAAGCGCCGGACGTATTTCTGATCGGCGAAGGCGACTATTTCAAATACGTCGATAAAGGCGTTGTCGAACCGCTGGACGATTTCATTAAATCCGACAGCTCGTTCAAAACGGATATTTTCCAGCCGGATCTGATCAACATGGGCAAGATCAACGACAAGCTGTACTATTTGCCAAAAGACTTTAACCCGCTCGCTCTCTGGTACAATAAGCGGATGTTCGACGAAGCCAAAATCCCTTATCCAAATGAAAAGTGGACTTGGGATGATATGATCAGCGCCGCCCAAAAATTGACCAAAAAAGACGACAAGGGCAAAGTCAAGGAATTTGGCTTCAATGCTACGAAATGGGAATATCCGATTTATATCTACCTCTGGCTGAACGGCACCGATATCGGCAATGAGGATGGAACGAAGGCTGAAGGTTTCATGAACAGCGACAAGACCGTTGCCGCGATGGAGAAATACGTAGCCCTGACCAAAGGTGACAACCGCGTATCTCCGACTCCTCAAGATACCGAAACGCTTGGCGGAGACTCCTCCATGTTCATGACGGATAAACTGGCTATGATGATTACGGGACGTTGGGTCAAATCTGACCTGGATAAATCGGATGTGCAATACGGATCGGCTCTGATTCCTACCGGCGCAAACGGCGAACGCGCGAGCATCATCGCGGCTGCCGGCTGGGCCATGAATGCAAACGGCAAGCATAAAAAAGAAGCTTTTGAACTCATGAAATGGCTCTCCGGCACCGAAGCGCAAAAGGCTCGTTCCGAAAAAGGCCAAGTGCTGCCTGCAACGATCGCTGAGCTGGATCAAGTGAAAAGCAAGGAAGTTGTAGACAAACCGGTTATCGAAATGATGGCATTCGCGAAAAAACCGATTTCCATGCGTTCCGTTAACGCTCCGATCTTTACGGAAGAATTCAATAAAGCAGTTGAAAAAGTGCTGCTGGAGAAATCTACCGTCAAAGAAGCACTGGACGAAGCGGCTAAAAACGTAGACAGTAAGGTTAAGAAGTAA
- the pgmB gene encoding beta-phosphoglucomutase, translating to MKLQAVLFDLDGVITDTAKYHFTAWKQMAERIGIEIDSEFNESLKGIERMQSLERILIHGQQEHKYTQEEKERLAQQKNDEYVALLASLTPEDTYPGIKELLQQLRDNGIPAVIASASKNAPLILDALQLRDYFHAIVDPSGIPGKPQPDIFLKAAEQAGADPSCCIGVEDSQAGIEAIRAAGMYAVGIGEENILGPFGADIVYASTRELSLQKLLAAANLE from the coding sequence ATGAAATTACAGGCCGTATTATTTGACCTGGACGGGGTCATTACAGATACAGCAAAATATCATTTTACAGCATGGAAACAGATGGCGGAGCGAATCGGCATCGAGATCGACAGCGAATTTAACGAGTCGCTGAAAGGGATTGAGCGGATGCAATCGCTGGAACGTATTTTGATTCATGGGCAGCAGGAACATAAGTATACGCAGGAGGAAAAAGAGCGTCTTGCTCAGCAAAAAAATGATGAGTATGTCGCTTTGCTGGCCAGCTTGACTCCGGAAGATACCTATCCAGGGATCAAGGAATTGCTGCAGCAGCTTCGGGATAATGGAATTCCGGCAGTTATTGCTTCAGCCAGCAAAAATGCGCCGCTGATCCTGGATGCTCTTCAGCTGAGGGACTATTTCCATGCCATTGTAGATCCAAGCGGCATTCCAGGGAAACCGCAGCCGGATATTTTCCTGAAGGCAGCGGAGCAGGCAGGGGCGGACCCGTCATGCTGCATCGGCGTCGAGGATTCCCAAGCAGGCATCGAAGCGATCAGAGCTGCAGGCATGTATGCGGTGGGTATCGGTGAAGAGAATATCCTCGGACCTTTCGGAGCGGATATCGTATATGCATCGACCCGGGAGCTCTCACTGCAAAAGCTGCTTGCGGCAGCAAATCTCGAATAG
- a CDS encoding glycogen debranching protein: MKNIRSRHPFPVYLTAGEYMKAIGTQDGYFPDFGHHLAGEMGGIWLHPIKLLDGFWLRIKDKKRDISVWAKADEFINYAWGSEFRYDHGLGHIPVSIRRTQFAPELEKGMVVSYELHNYSDQPVELELELLCRTDLRPVWFSEEIGIRDGEEDRFETVSAWAGLAKDSGNDWFVKFGADMPGVTGQRLRTGAGLIGPEWTAGKGTGLSITSEKTLAPGEVYAFHAYIAGSYTSQAECEATYTRLQDHEELLRDKKRKYEQIDAVSRLEVEGEERLNDIFSWVKWNTQWLVQRVDSIGRGLTAGSPHYPWWFGCDNSYSIQGLMAIGDFELAKDTVDILRRSSWETNGNGRIVHEITTMGAVANPGNTQETAHFIAMIWEMFCWTGDLAFLRENYETCVKGMDWLLQEMDPDQDLFPSGYGIIEISGLNMELIDSAVYTAQAAWALAQMSGVLFDFGNAEAYQALADRMKNAINDMYWCESEGLFADAVAPKKDIVPKVDHLARIAEKHGISGYREYLEGLLGSAEDEEADRGWLLNKNWVIVTPMETGIADPEKGRRALERMRSGEFIGEYGTYLSGLYQSEIMTISTGAHAVAEAVYGNPNAALDLLQRMMSTFSMALPGSMNEMSPDYGCAVQAWTVYAVAVPIIRHLIGIKPLAHLRSLHIKPLLPDAWEGKQITLRQLRIGDTTVDITLMSKLGTLQADIINPSGYKVILEWNGETYISEEKQISITM; the protein is encoded by the coding sequence ATGAAGAACATACGCAGCAGACACCCGTTTCCGGTTTATTTGACGGCAGGAGAATATATGAAGGCGATCGGCACGCAGGATGGATATTTTCCCGACTTCGGACATCATCTCGCGGGCGAAATGGGCGGCATCTGGCTGCATCCCATCAAGCTGCTGGACGGCTTCTGGCTTCGGATCAAGGATAAGAAACGCGATATTTCCGTATGGGCCAAAGCCGATGAATTTATCAATTATGCCTGGGGCAGCGAATTCCGCTACGATCATGGACTCGGACATATTCCGGTCTCGATAAGACGGACCCAGTTTGCTCCGGAGCTGGAAAAAGGCATGGTCGTGAGCTATGAGCTCCACAATTATTCGGACCAGCCGGTTGAACTTGAACTGGAGCTGCTGTGCCGAACCGATCTGCGCCCCGTATGGTTCTCGGAGGAAATCGGGATTCGGGACGGCGAAGAGGACCGTTTTGAGACGGTATCCGCTTGGGCTGGACTTGCGAAGGACAGTGGAAACGACTGGTTCGTTAAATTTGGAGCGGATATGCCTGGCGTAACGGGACAGCGGCTGCGTACGGGCGCCGGGTTGATCGGTCCGGAATGGACGGCGGGAAAAGGCACGGGGCTGTCCATTACTTCCGAGAAAACACTTGCACCCGGCGAAGTTTACGCATTTCATGCGTATATTGCCGGTTCCTATACTTCCCAAGCGGAATGTGAGGCAACGTACACCCGTCTTCAAGACCATGAAGAGCTGCTTCGCGACAAAAAGCGGAAATACGAGCAGATCGATGCCGTTTCCCGGTTGGAAGTGGAGGGCGAAGAACGGCTGAACGATATTTTCAGTTGGGTAAAATGGAATACACAGTGGCTCGTGCAGCGCGTGGATTCGATTGGCCGCGGGCTGACGGCAGGATCGCCGCATTATCCGTGGTGGTTTGGCTGCGATAATTCCTATTCGATTCAAGGTTTGATGGCGATCGGGGATTTCGAGCTTGCCAAAGATACGGTGGACATTTTGCGCCGCTCGTCCTGGGAAACCAACGGCAACGGACGCATTGTCCATGAGATCACGACGATGGGCGCGGTGGCGAATCCCGGGAACACGCAGGAAACGGCCCATTTCATTGCAATGATCTGGGAGATGTTCTGCTGGACGGGGGATCTTGCATTTTTGCGGGAAAACTATGAGACATGCGTGAAAGGAATGGATTGGCTGCTGCAGGAGATGGATCCGGATCAGGATTTATTCCCTTCGGGCTACGGCATCATCGAAATTTCAGGCTTGAACATGGAATTGATCGACTCTGCCGTATATACGGCGCAGGCTGCGTGGGCGCTTGCGCAAATGAGCGGTGTTTTATTCGATTTCGGCAATGCAGAAGCGTACCAAGCGCTCGCCGACCGGATGAAAAACGCGATCAATGACATGTACTGGTGTGAAAGCGAAGGTCTCTTCGCTGATGCGGTCGCTCCGAAAAAAGATATCGTGCCGAAAGTGGATCATCTGGCTCGCATTGCCGAGAAGCATGGCATCTCGGGTTACCGTGAATACTTGGAGGGGCTGCTTGGTTCGGCTGAAGACGAAGAAGCCGACCGCGGCTGGCTGCTCAACAAAAACTGGGTTATTGTCACCCCGATGGAAACGGGAATTGCCGATCCGGAGAAGGGGCGCCGCGCCTTGGAGCGTATGCGGTCCGGCGAATTTATCGGCGAATATGGAACTTATCTGTCCGGATTGTATCAAAGCGAAATCATGACCATTTCCACTGGCGCGCACGCGGTCGCAGAGGCCGTTTATGGCAATCCGAATGCAGCGCTGGACTTGCTGCAGCGGATGATGAGCACCTTCTCCATGGCTTTGCCGGGTTCCATGAACGAAATGTCCCCGGACTACGGATGCGCGGTCCAGGCCTGGACGGTATATGCGGTGGCTGTTCCAATCATCCGGCATTTGATCGGGATCAAGCCGCTGGCTCATCTGCGTTCGCTGCATATTAAGCCGCTGCTTCCAGACGCCTGGGAAGGCAAGCAAATCACGCTGCGGCAGCTGCGGATCGGGGATACTACCGTGGATATTACGCTTATGTCTAAGCTGGGAACATTGCAAGCGGACATCATCAATCCATCCGGCTACAAGGTTATTCTCGAATGGAACGGCGAAACTTATATTTCCGAAGAAAAGCAAATATCGATCACAATGTAA
- a CDS encoding carbohydrate ABC transporter permease, producing the protein MIINRHKWSIGRLITFLVLIAGAAIVLVPLLWTVSTSLKSPAEVFQDSFIPKVWHWDNYKNAVTAVPFFLFLKNTLIILVPVMIGTVFSSALCAYGFARFNFKGKRSLFLVLLATMMLPGQVTMIPMFIIFKEAGWVDTFLPLIIPSFFGGGAFNIFLIRQFMRGIPKDLDEAAFMDGASRWSIFTRIMLPLSKPPLIAVAIFTFMGVWNDFQGPLIYLNTNTKYTLALGLSMFKGLYNVEWNMLMAATVLIMLPAIIVFFFLQKYFIEGISLSSAMKG; encoded by the coding sequence ATGATTATCAATCGACATAAATGGAGTATCGGTCGGCTGATCACTTTTCTTGTATTGATTGCAGGGGCTGCGATCGTCCTTGTTCCGCTGCTGTGGACCGTATCGACCTCGCTCAAATCCCCGGCGGAGGTATTTCAGGATTCCTTCATTCCAAAGGTATGGCATTGGGATAACTACAAAAATGCGGTGACGGCCGTTCCGTTCTTTTTATTCCTCAAAAACACGCTGATCATTCTGGTGCCGGTTATGATCGGCACGGTCTTCTCTTCAGCGTTATGCGCATATGGCTTCGCTCGTTTCAATTTCAAGGGCAAGCGCTCTTTATTCCTGGTGCTGCTCGCAACCATGATGCTGCCCGGCCAAGTTACGATGATTCCGATGTTTATCATATTCAAGGAGGCCGGTTGGGTCGATACCTTCCTGCCGCTGATCATTCCTTCGTTTTTCGGTGGCGGTGCCTTCAACATCTTCCTGATCCGCCAGTTCATGCGCGGCATTCCGAAGGATCTGGACGAAGCGGCTTTTATGGACGGGGCATCCCGTTGGAGCATTTTTACGCGGATTATGCTTCCGCTCAGCAAGCCGCCGCTGATTGCGGTTGCCATTTTTACATTTATGGGCGTATGGAATGACTTCCAGGGACCGCTCATTTATCTGAATACGAACACCAAATATACGCTTGCGCTCGGCTTATCCATGTTCAAGGGATTGTACAACGTGGAATGGAATATGCTGATGGCGGCAACGGTGCTGATTATGCTGCCGGCCATTATCGTATTTTTCTTCCTGCAGAAATATTTCATTGAGGGTATTTCCTTGTCTTCGGCCATGAAGGGTTAA
- a CDS encoding cache domain-containing sensor histidine kinase, with protein sequence MYERLRGWIRLFIRKLENYSLQQRLFFSYIIIILIPSIVFSLIIFRQLNESFTKDIIRKSENSIEIEKNNIKNNMETMERAVQLTLSDREVMYYLDRADETDTAELIDFSNSTVNSILRLQFNNPDLEHIRIFSDNPFLSEIWPVFLKENRVRDEAWYEKLDRMNGAGLWQISERDKEPIHNLVRDEKEFRQKMSLLREIEYPKGKHIGLIQVDMLLTSFFPSTFKINDTGQSQMLIINDNGRMHYPDKAPLLSNVQLAEARLGDKLHHTVENTFVHFNLNLSGKPYLIVYTYIDSIRAYIVQITSMQAVLAELNKTRNNILMVNVVLIAILSVSTFFLNSLILKKLRQLTLSMKKIRLGDFNIQLPVGGGSEVGELTHHFRKMINKINELIADAVNKQAATKEAELKTLKNQIDSHFLYNTLENIKMLAEVENQRPISDALTSLGSMMRYNLRWSGEFVRLREEINHIRHYLALMNLRFEQRIHFRMQLGEPEYELEVLKMSLQPIIENAVKHGLRSGNSENSDLNISLKTFTENRAQIIVIEDDGTGMSAEKTVELNRKIRCLEHEGPPLVLTAVTDGLAHGERKGSGIGLRNVHQRLQLFYGHEYGLWVESEEGIYTRVLMKIPRHNFNGGES encoded by the coding sequence ATGTACGAACGCTTACGCGGATGGATACGGCTTTTCATTCGCAAACTGGAGAATTATTCGCTGCAGCAGCGTCTGTTTTTCTCTTATATCATCATCATTTTGATCCCGAGCATCGTGTTCTCATTAATCATTTTCAGGCAGCTGAACGAAAGTTTCACCAAAGACATCATCCGTAAAAGCGAAAATTCGATCGAAATCGAAAAAAACAACATCAAAAACAATATGGAAACGATGGAGCGTGCTGTGCAGCTGACCCTCTCCGACCGTGAAGTCATGTATTATCTCGACCGTGCGGATGAAACGGACACGGCTGAGCTGATCGATTTCAGCAACAGCACCGTTAACAGCATATTGCGCCTTCAGTTCAATAACCCGGATCTCGAGCATATCCGCATATTCTCGGACAATCCATTCCTCAGCGAAATCTGGCCCGTTTTCCTGAAGGAAAACAGGGTGCGGGACGAGGCCTGGTACGAGAAGCTCGACCGCATGAACGGTGCGGGCTTATGGCAGATATCGGAACGTGACAAAGAGCCGATCCATAATCTTGTTCGGGATGAAAAAGAGTTCCGCCAGAAAATGTCCCTGCTTCGCGAAATCGAATATCCAAAAGGCAAACATATTGGCCTGATCCAAGTCGATATGCTGCTAACCAGCTTTTTTCCCAGCACCTTCAAAATCAACGACACCGGGCAATCGCAAATGCTTATTATAAATGACAACGGACGGATGCACTATCCCGATAAAGCCCCCCTGCTCTCCAACGTCCAGCTTGCGGAAGCGAGGTTAGGCGATAAGCTTCATCATACGGTTGAAAACACATTCGTTCATTTTAACTTGAACCTATCCGGCAAACCTTATCTTATCGTGTATACGTACATAGACAGCATCCGGGCCTACATTGTGCAGATCACTTCCATGCAGGCCGTGCTGGCCGAGCTAAACAAAACGCGCAATAACATTCTGATGGTGAATGTAGTGCTGATTGCCATTTTGTCCGTCTCTACCTTTTTTCTCAATTCGCTTATCTTGAAAAAACTGCGGCAGCTGACGCTGTCGATGAAAAAAATCCGCCTCGGAGATTTCAATATCCAGCTCCCGGTTGGCGGCGGCAGCGAGGTCGGGGAACTTACCCATCATTTCCGTAAAATGATCAACAAAATCAATGAGCTCATCGCCGATGCGGTCAACAAACAGGCTGCTACCAAGGAAGCCGAGCTGAAAACGCTGAAAAACCAGATCGATTCGCACTTTCTGTACAATACGCTGGAAAACATCAAAATGCTGGCTGAAGTGGAAAATCAGCGGCCTATCTCCGATGCCTTGACCTCGCTGGGAAGCATGATGCGTTACAACCTGAGATGGAGCGGCGAATTTGTCCGTTTGCGCGAGGAAATCAATCATATCCGCCATTATCTCGCATTGATGAACCTGCGTTTTGAACAAAGAATTCATTTCCGTATGCAGCTGGGAGAGCCGGAGTATGAACTTGAGGTGCTGAAAATGTCCCTGCAGCCCATCATCGAAAACGCCGTTAAACATGGACTGCGCAGCGGCAATTCGGAAAACTCCGATTTGAATATCTCGTTAAAAACCTTCACTGAAAACCGGGCGCAGATTATCGTCATTGAAGATGACGGAACAGGAATGTCCGCCGAAAAAACAGTGGAGTTGAACCGCAAGATCCGCTGTTTGGAACACGAAGGCCCTCCGCTTGTTCTAACTGCCGTCACCGACGGTCTCGCTCATGGAGAACGAAAGGGCAGCGGCATCGGCCTGCGCAATGTTCACCAGCGGCTGCAGCTGTTTTACGGTCATGAATACGGCTTATGGGTTGAAAGCGAAGAAGGAATATACACCCGGGTTTTGATGAAAATCCCTCGTCACAACTTCAATGGAGGCGAATCCTGA
- a CDS encoding carbohydrate ABC transporter permease has translation MRNSRSERAGYLFILPWFLGLLIFTLGPMLFSLVLSFSKWDIITGIGSIEFVGLDNFKAIFHDELFYQSLKVTFIFALVSVPLYQIVSILIALLLNMRTRGMKFFRLIYFMPSIIPAVAVSMMWIMIFNPEYGILNRALAWFGIEGPAWLQDPNYALGALIVMGIWGVGNTIIIYLSGLQGVPEELYEAAQLDGAGAFRRFMSVTVPMISPTIFFNLIMGIIGGFQYFTQAFVMTNGGPLNSTLFYNLYLYNKAFVSFEMGYASALSWILFAIILIFTLIVIRSSSMWVYYNGDDDRD, from the coding sequence ATGCGAAATTCACGATCAGAGAGAGCCGGCTATTTATTCATCCTTCCTTGGTTTTTGGGTTTATTGATTTTTACATTAGGGCCCATGCTGTTTTCCTTGGTGCTGTCTTTCAGTAAATGGGACATCATCACGGGCATCGGTTCGATTGAATTCGTAGGACTGGATAATTTCAAGGCTATTTTTCATGATGAGTTATTTTATCAATCCCTAAAAGTTACGTTTATTTTTGCACTTGTATCCGTACCGCTGTATCAAATCGTATCCATTTTGATTGCGCTGCTGCTTAATATGCGCACGCGGGGCATGAAGTTTTTCCGCCTCATTTATTTTATGCCTTCCATCATCCCTGCCGTGGCTGTTTCGATGATGTGGATCATGATCTTTAATCCGGAGTATGGGATTCTGAACCGTGCCCTGGCATGGTTCGGCATTGAAGGGCCTGCCTGGCTTCAGGATCCGAATTATGCGCTCGGGGCGTTGATCGTCATGGGCATTTGGGGTGTGGGCAATACCATTATCATTTATCTGTCCGGCCTTCAAGGGGTTCCGGAAGAGCTTTACGAAGCCGCTCAACTGGATGGCGCGGGAGCGTTCCGCCGGTTTATGAGTGTAACAGTGCCAATGATTTCGCCGACGATCTTTTTCAACCTGATCATGGGGATTATCGGCGGGTTCCAATACTTCACGCAGGCCTTCGTGATGACCAACGGGGGACCGCTCAACTCCACGCTGTTCTATAATCTTTATTTGTACAACAAGGCGTTCGTCAGCTTTGAAATGGGATATGCTTCGGCATTGTCCTGGATACTGTTCGCCATCATCCTGATCTTCACTCTCATTGTCATCCGCAGTTCTTCCATGTGGGTTTACTACAATGGCGACGATGACCGGGATTAA
- a CDS encoding response regulator — protein sequence MYKLLIVDDERNIRAGLKAMIEREYPFMYSIRLAAGGAEALELYRDEKADMLITDIRMPGMDGLELIQELSRDPLPPAFVILSGYDDFQYAKEAISYKVREYLLKPIVREELYQALERTTNDLKQEHEMNRNLEELVKYREEHAADQLNYIFLHPDISKPEMEQRCAKAGLHLLNQSYVCGVMQTSRSQNEVLKKLWADAFSGDACVCFEDKDKNVVVIASDEPAKAAFTRLLHDKRLAVWIGVSANAVGPEQVKTSYIQGKQALKYKMLNINQNGALFYYEDVNRLFAPQDYPEEKFRKLANLLGTGKKQEIADVLHGIMDVQEIKRYDISYLEQLSRLLNELVFDQVFASYGEASVEILKSYKKVGYLYHSETLSGYIHAAEDLLLRLDSYINDIKDAHVGHAEMKAAIDYIRRNYDKPLNMATVSNYVSLNYSYFSESFKHFTGMSFVPYLKKVRIEKAKDLLKRTHGKVYEIAEQVGFENVKQFNRVFRDLEGISPMEYREKALNNPTNIPPQSDV from the coding sequence ATGTACAAACTTTTAATCGTGGATGACGAACGTAACATAAGGGCCGGTTTAAAAGCCATGATCGAAAGAGAGTATCCTTTCATGTACAGCATCCGGCTAGCCGCAGGAGGAGCGGAGGCCTTGGAGCTGTACCGCGATGAAAAAGCCGATATGCTCATAACGGATATACGTATGCCCGGCATGGATGGTCTGGAGCTTATTCAGGAGCTCAGCCGAGATCCCCTTCCTCCGGCTTTCGTGATCCTCAGCGGCTATGATGATTTTCAATACGCTAAAGAGGCGATATCGTATAAAGTCAGGGAATATCTACTGAAGCCGATCGTGCGCGAGGAGCTGTACCAAGCCTTGGAGCGGACAACAAACGATCTGAAGCAGGAGCATGAGATGAACCGCAATCTCGAAGAACTGGTCAAATACCGCGAAGAACACGCAGCCGACCAGTTAAATTATATTTTCCTCCATCCGGATATTTCGAAACCCGAAATGGAGCAGCGGTGCGCCAAGGCTGGCCTTCATCTCTTGAATCAATCCTATGTCTGCGGCGTGATGCAAACCTCACGCTCGCAAAATGAGGTTTTGAAAAAGCTGTGGGCTGATGCTTTTTCGGGTGATGCCTGCGTCTGCTTTGAAGATAAAGATAAAAACGTGGTCGTCATTGCTTCGGATGAGCCAGCCAAGGCCGCTTTCACCCGGCTGCTGCATGACAAGAGGCTGGCGGTCTGGATTGGCGTCAGCGCGAATGCGGTAGGGCCCGAACAAGTTAAAACCAGCTACATTCAGGGAAAACAAGCTCTGAAATATAAAATGCTAAATATCAATCAGAACGGCGCCCTCTTTTATTATGAAGATGTCAACCGTCTCTTCGCGCCACAGGACTATCCGGAAGAAAAATTCCGCAAGCTGGCCAATCTGTTGGGAACAGGAAAAAAGCAGGAGATCGCGGATGTGCTGCATGGGATCATGGACGTGCAGGAAATCAAACGTTATGATATCTCGTATCTCGAACAGCTCAGCCGCTTATTGAATGAACTTGTATTTGACCAGGTATTTGCAAGCTATGGGGAAGCATCGGTTGAAATTTTGAAAAGCTACAAAAAAGTAGGTTATCTATACCACAGCGAAACGCTAAGCGGCTATATCCATGCTGCGGAAGACCTGCTGCTGCGGCTGGACAGCTACATTAATGATATTAAAGATGCGCATGTCGGGCATGCGGAGATGAAAGCAGCCATCGATTATATCCGGCGGAATTACGACAAACCGCTCAACATGGCGACCGTATCCAATTATGTCTCGCTGAATTATTCTTATTTCAGTGAATCCTTTAAACATTTTACCGGGATGAGCTTTGTTCCCTATCTAAAAAAGGTACGGATCGAAAAAGCAAAAGATCTGCTGAAAAGAACTCATGGAAAGGTATACGAAATTGCGGAGCAGGTCGGATTCGAAAACGTCAAACAGTTTAACCGGGTCTTCCGCGATCTGGAGGGAATCTCCCCCATGGAATACCGGGAAAAGGCGTTGAATAACCCCACAAATATACCCCCACAAAGTGACGTGTGA